The window CATACGGCAGCTCATAGCCGGCATTCGGCATATAGGCTATCGCCGATTTTACAGATTTAACAAGTAATCTGTCATCATAAATACCGCCGACAATCTTACCTTTGTAGTATAAAATATATTCCCCCATCATCGCTCTATAGCTTATGTCTTCCAATTCGGATAACTGATTCAAAATAAAATTCAAATATTCTTTACTTGATGCCATTTGTACCTCAATAAGTTTAATTTGCTTAACTTAAATTATTATATCGCATTATCTAATTTTGTGCTGGATTATTAAAAAATGTTCCTTCTTTTCCCCAGAGCTTATTTTTTATTTCTTTTTCTGTTATGCTTTCTAATTTCTCATATACCGGAGCTCCTCTAATACAAGCTCCCAAAAAATAGAATGCTCCGCAAGCCGGACATTGCAAATAGAAGCATACTGTATAATGTATTTCCTCATCTATAATCGTAAGCATATCTTTAAACTTACAGTCGCCTGCATAAATCGT of the Treponema denticola ATCC 35405 genome contains:
- a CDS encoding TfoX/Sxy family protein, translated to MASSKEYLNFILNQLSELEDISYRAMMGEYILYYKGKIVGGIYDDRLLVKSVKSAIAYMPNAGYELPYDGAKEMLLVDDVDSKDFLTGLFKTMFDELPAPKPKRRR